The following are from one region of the Geotrypetes seraphini chromosome 12, aGeoSer1.1, whole genome shotgun sequence genome:
- the INSL5 gene encoding insulin-like peptide INSL5 has translation MRVLLFCLLSLLAAVSKVKGQETIHTLCGREFVRAVIYTCGGSRWRRILSEEKTDLPDGGNPLNSQTEDNQNKNILYVHGLWDRLHYSVQERRDLKEFNTAITCCKSGCSSSVLKALC, from the exons ATGAGGGTTCTACTTTTCTGTTTGCTCTCTCTGCTAGCAGCGGTCTCCAAAGTGAAAGGTCAGGAGACCATTCACACACTCTGCGGAAGAGAATTCGTCAGAGCAGTGATCTACACATGTGGTGGGTCTAGATGGAGACGAATTCTAAGCGAGGAGAAAACGGATTTACCAG ATGGAGGGAATCCTTTAAATTCCCAGACTGAAGACAATCAGAACAAAAATATTCTGTATGTGCATGGACTCTGGGATAGACTGCATTATTCTGTCCAAGAACGACGTGATCTAAAAGAGTTTAACACTGCCATTACCTGCTGTAAAAGTGGCTGCAGTAGTTCAGTCCTCAAAGCATTGTGCTAG